A single Drechmeria coniospora strain ARSEF 6962 chromosome 03, whole genome shotgun sequence DNA region contains:
- a CDS encoding serine/threonine-protein phosphatase PP-Z — MSSSAILESQPPPSPVSANALRGAHQDLSAAQASGEVDHVSDQPPTANASLGAHMQPPGQSILVKRDADAAADQKKTAPADAAAAATSDASPAAGNVAMADIKDIDLDDFIKRLLDAGYAAKVTKSVCLKNAEIVAICQRAREVFLSQPALLELDAPVKIVGDVHGQYTDLIRLFEMCGFPPTANYLFLGDYVDRGKMSLETILLLLCYKLKFPQNFFLLRGNHECANVTRVYGFYDECKRRCNVKIWKTFIDCFNTLPIAAIVAGKIFCVHGGLSPALVHMDDIRNIARPTDVPDYGLLNDLLWSDPADMEQDWEANERGVSYCFGKRIITEFLAEHDFDLICRAHMVVEDGYEFFNDRVLVTVFSAPNYCGEFDNWGAVMSVSSELLCSFELLKPLDSSALKNHIKKGRNTRQQMLNSPGGATRDESRHCTTTHARPEEMVLGAIPFRFQHRWRRPAHDELALAVSVRCLWNRTEAHRLDRRRLGPRGEIRLGPFDTLCTTAGTECRIREATFSTKDPG, encoded by the exons atgtcgagctcggccatcctcgagtcccagccgccgccgtcgcccgtctcggccaaCGCCCTCCGCGGCGCCCATCAAGACCTCAGCGCCGCCCAGGCCTCGGGCGAGGTCGACCACGTCTCCGaccagccgccgacggccaacgcGAGCCTCGGCGCCCACATGCAACCGCCGGGCCAGTCCATCCTCGTCAAGcgggatgccgacgccgccgccgaccagaagaagacggcgccggccgacgccgccgccgccgccacgtccgacgcctcgccggcggccggcaacgtggccatggccgacatcAAGgacatcgacctcgacgacttcatcaagcgcctcctcgacgccggctaCGCCGCCAAGGTGACCAAGAGCGTCTGCCTTAAGAACGCCGAGATCGTGGCCATCTGCCAGCGCGCCCGCGAGGTCTTCCTCTCTCAGCcggccctcctcgagctcgacgcgccCGTTAAgatcgtcggcgacgtccaCGGCCAGTACACCGACCTCATCCGCCTCTTCGAGATGTGCGGCTTCCCCCCGACGGCCAACtacctcttcctcggcgactACGTCGACCGCGGCAAGATGTCGCTCGAgaccatcctcctcctcctctgctACAAGCTCAAGTTTCCCCAAaacttcttcctcctccgcggCAACCACGAGTGCGCCAACGTGACGAGGGTCTACGGCTTCTACGACGAGTGCAAGCGGCGCTGCAACGTCAAGATCTGGAAGACCTTCATCGACTGCTTCAACACCCtgcccatcgccgccatcgtcgccggcaagaTCTTCTGCGTCCACGGCGGCCTGTCGCCCGCCCTCGTCCACATGGACGACATCCGCAACATCGCCCGCCCGACCGACGTGCCCGACTACGGCCTGCTCAACGACCTGCTCTGGTCCGACCCGGCCGACATGGAGCAGGATTGGGAGGCCAACGAGAGGGGCGTGAGCTACTGCTTCGGCAAGCGCATCATCACCGAGTTCCTGGCCGAGCACGACTTTGACCTCATCTGCCGCGCCCACATGGTGGTCGAGGACGGCTACGAGTTCTTCAACGACcgcgtcctcgtcaccgtcttcAGCGCGCCAAAC TACTGCGGAGAGTTTGACAACTGGGGCGCCGTCATGTCCGTGTCGTCGGAGCTGCTGTGCAGCTTCGAGCTGCTCAAGCCGCTCGACTCGAGCGCCCTGAAGAATCACATCAAGAAGGGGCGCAACACGCGGCAGCAGATGCTCAACAGCCCT GGGGGTGCGACACGCGACGAGTCACGGCACtgcacgacgacgcacgCCCGACCGGAGGAGATGGTCCTTGGGGCGATCCCGTTCCGATTCCAGCATCGATGGCGGCGTCCGGCCCACGACGagttggccttggccgtgtCGGTGCGCTGCCTTTGGAACAGGACAGAGGCACATCggctcgaccgccgccgactgGGTCCACGGGGTGAAATCCGTCTTGGCCCATTCGACACCCTCTGCACCACTGCCGGGACGGAGTGTCGAATCCGAGAGGCGACATTCTCCACAAAGGACCCTGGATGA
- a CDS encoding integral membrane protein codes for MAVGRFLCVALPLILTVASIVALLVATLSGVAHGSMYMFRINVANLTINPANVGSVASRLGINLKPRADAQTGNITAGNLGLADVYDVNLWGYCSTSKDGKRECTKAQFDWASSKLNTTWIETFGSAAGANITLPTEIKNSLTAFRTVTKWTEVAFIVALVALGVALLSGLFATCSRGMSCLTWLVASVAAVLVGLAAGLATAMAAIVIGAVEGTARFYGVGASFDRRFLASVWIATAFAMAAGFFWIFTICCCKPERRDRSSRADKHAAGEKTFPSKGYAPLTSDHEMRGAYYNPHQQSQPSQPPRYPSGTGRSDLAYEPYSHRA; via the coding sequence atggccgtcggtcGCTTCCTCTGCGTGGCCCTCCCCCTCATCCTCACCGtcgcctccatcgtcgccctcctcgtcgccaccctcTCCGGCGTCGCGCACGgcagcatgtacatgttccGCATCAACGTGGCCAATCTGACCATCAACCCGGCCAATGTCGGCAGCGTTGCCAGCCGGCTCGGCATCAATCTCAAGCCTCGTGCCGACGCCCAGACGGGCAACATCACGGCCGGgaacctcggcctcgccgacgtctaCGACGTCAACCTCTGGGGGTACTGCAGCACGAGCAAGGATGGGAAGCGGGAATGCACCAAGGCTCAGTTCGACTGGGCCTCGTCCAAGCTCAACACCACCTGGATCGAGACGTTtggctccgccgccggcgccaacATCACGCTCCCCACGGAGATTAAGAATTCCCTCACGGCCTTTCGCACCGTCACCAAGTGGACCGAGgtcgccttcatcgtcgccctcgtcgccctcggcgtcgctcTCCTGTCCGGCCTCTTCGCCACTTGCTCGCGCGGCATGTCCTGCCTGACCtggctcgtcgcctcggtcgccgccgtcctcgtcggtctcgccgccggcctcgccacggccatggccgccatcgtcatcggcgccgtcgagggaacCGCCCGCTTctacggcgtcggcgccagcTTCGACCGAcgcttcctcgcctcggtCTGGATCGCCACCGccttcgccatggccgccggcttcttctGGATCTTCACCATCTGCTGCTGCAAGCCCGAGCGCCGCGACCGCAGTTCCCGCGCCGACAagcacgccgccggcgagaagACGTTCCCCTCCAAGGGGTACGCGCCTCTGACGAGCGACCATGAGATGAGGGGGGCCTACTACAACCCCCATCAGCAGAGCCAACCCAGCCAGCCTCCTCGCTACCCAAGCGGGACCGGTCGCTCCGACCTGGCGTACGAGCCCTACTCCCATCGGGCCTAA
- a CDS encoding WD repeat protein, with protein sequence MASVDRSLPASSSATTSRMARPTTRPGLQRELFQVPITALAFYTSPSGAVFVLAGEDASLSIYAADGPSAELICCLAVFDQDQPVHGIQVDGQQCLVWGSSLLSVLHLGALETDKTVKLVAKGRASDWIYDAALSPWDPSLAVLATAHNEVVPLRRGVSDSLVFGALTSPSRPMLYNAHLSWLSPTTVLVAAGTVFGDIVVWKYLFARDDSPAEYVVLFNLSGHEGSIYGVDMSPEILLPDGRPMRLLASCSDDRTIRVWDVTEREGTDKSIAQGSNMLGTGFRSTLNGQHASEQPQDAVMPIAVIMGHASRIWGVKFGVASTPSPGHGSLAIYSFGEDSTTQRWRFAFDVLEDDRVTGRLAHSQTYSLHQGKHLWAGAVLCRRDERTMIVTGGGDSKINIVREPDAECTPPGAAAGGDGIVAVDMQDMVRSLPAHQRAEDKSEMISRYDFLLNGQVLALSNLGRLFLSFPRADGLAWRQVEVDDGMTADLRFTYTIRTTSNGSAILGTSNGDVFYFQLPGRISRVARVPGRIIDINRLSPSAQQPDSSACVQVLVHIQGSPDSQYIALDASGKVLVHEAVKGLDGRFVATSSAMVGNLLIIGSRRGWLCLLARQDGGWRPMVNFATRSRDAITSIVPLPSASEPASDLVHLLLTSRDGKYRIYQFQRGAPAQLHLLHENAPPFGPMIEGAWFTSDRAEPELILYGFRSKDFVVWNETRREEVATVECGGAHRKFRLGRSGADPSRCWLAFTRTSKLYIYSQSGMPHQTLKAGTHGREIRAMSSNGRYLASGAEDTLIQIWAYREEQGPGRAEMQCLASMKAHASGIQELHWFGDEYLFSSGGNEELFVWRIRKLPTYGGLAVVCEGVFADKSPLGDLRIMDFDISGIDGGGGMLVTLAFSNSTVKTYRYTTGGGFALHAQGCYTGACLTQTRHLGLVRGQLWLCTTSTDGHVALWKTAGQVDGDGDARRHVLAEAVQMHQSSIKSIDLLRVGPRFRLMTGGDDNAVGSAVVSENEEGDGYTVSTRGVVRRAHGAAVNGVVLLRRGGEGDDDEVVGVSVSNDQRVKMWRMTGRRGQEVALVASAYSAVADPGSVARVGHGDDSRVVLGGVGVEVWRWAGAG encoded by the coding sequence ATGGCATCCGTGGATCGAAGCCTCCCagcgagctcctcggcgactacgtcgaggatggcacggccgacgacgaggccgggaCTTCAGAGGGAACTCTTCCAGGTGCCCATCACCGCCCTGGCTTTTTACACCTCTCCCTCGGGGGCCGTATTTGTCCTGGCTGGTGAGGATGCCTCGCTGAGCATCTACGCCGCAGACGGCCCGTCGGCCGAGTTGATCTGctgcctcgccgtcttcgaccAGGACCAGCCCGTTCACGGCATCCAGGTGGACGGCCAACAATGTCTCGTCTGGGGGTCGTCTTTGCTGTCCGTTTTGCATCTGGGCGCGCTGGAGACCGACAAGACGGTCAAGCTGGTGGCCAAGGGCAGAGCGTCGGATTGGATCTACGACGCTGCCCTGTCACCGTGGGACCCttcgctcgccgtcctcgccacggCGCACAACGAAGTCGTGCCTCTTCGCCGTGGCGTGTCCGACAGCCTCGTCTTTGGTGCCTTGACATCCCCCTCGCGGCCGATGCTCTACAACGCCCACCTCTCATGGCTGTCGCCTACCACGGTGCTCGTGGCTGCAGGCACCGTCTTTGGCGACATTGTGGTGTGGAAGTATCTCTTCGCCCGCGACGACTCGCCCGCAGAGTACGTGGTATTGTTCAACCTTTCAGGCCACGAGGGATCCATCTACGGAGTGGACATGTCTCCCGAGATTTTGCTGCCCGATGGTCGGCCGATGAGGCTGCTGGCGAGCTGCAGTGATGACCGGACCATTCGCGTCTGGGACGTTACGGAGCGGGAGGGCACCGACAAATCAATCGCGCAAGGAAGCAACATGCTGGGCACGGGCTTTCGATCGACTTTGAACGGCCAACATGCCTCGGAGCAACCGCAAGATGCCGTCATGcccatcgccgtcatcatgGGCCACGCCTCACGCATATGGGGCGTCAAGTTTGGAGTCGCAAGCACCCCATCACCCGGCCATGGCTCCCTGGCCATCTATTCCTTTGGCGAGGATTCCACTACCCAACGATGGCGCTTTGCATTCGACGTCCTGGAGGACGACCGAGTAACGGGTCGGTTGGCTCATAGCCAAACCTACTCGCTGCACCAAGGAAAGCACCTGTGGGCAGGCGCAGTCTTGTGCCGCCGCGACGAGAGGACGATGATTGTCACCGGTGGAGGCGACAGCAAAATCAACATCGTCAGAGAGCCCGACGCCGAGTGCACGCCGCCCGGTGCGGCGGCtggtggcgacggcatcgttgccgtcgacatgCAGGACATGGTCCGATCATTGCCCGCCCACCAGCGGGCAGAAGACAAGTCTGAAATGATCAGCCGCTACGACTTTCTTCTCAACGGCCAGGTGCTCGCTCTGAGCAATCTCGGCCGTTTGTTTCTAAGCTTCCCACGAGCCGACGGTCTCGCCTGGCGGCAGGTGGAGGTGGACGATGGCATGACGGCCGACCTCAGATTCACGTACACGATCCGAACGACGAGCAACGGCTCTGCCATTTTGGGGACCAGCAATGGCGACGTCTTCTATTTCCAGCTTCCAGGTCGCATTTCGCGCGTAGCCAGAGTCCCCGGCCGAATCATCGACATCAACCGTCTCTCACCCTCCGCTCAACAACCTGACAGCTCGGCTTGCGTCCAGGTACTCGTTCACATTCAAGGCAGCCCGGACTCGCAGTACATTGCTCTCGACGCGAGTGGCAAGGTCCTGGTCcacgaggccgtcaagggcCTCGATGGCCGATTCGTAGCTACATCCTCCGCCATGGTCGGCAATCTGCTAATCATTGGATCTCGCCGTGGCTGGCTCTGCCTTCTCGCGAGGCAGGATGGTGGCTGGCGTCCGATGGTCAATTTTGCGACTCGCAGCCGCGATGCCATCACGAGCATTGTTCCGTTGCCTTCCGCGTCCGAACCAGCATCCGACCTGGTGCACCTCCTGCTGACGAGCCGGGACGGCAAATACCGCATCTACCAGTTTCAACGAGGGGCGCCTGCGCAGCTTCACCTGCTGCACGAAAACGCTCCGCCGTTTGGCCCGATGATCGAAGGTGCATGGTTCACGAGCGACAGGGCTGAGCCGGAACTCATCCTGTACGGTTTCAGGAGCAAAGACTTTGTGGTCTGGAACGAGACGAGGCGAGAGGAGGTGGCGACGGTCGAGTGCGGCGGTGCGCACAGAAAGTTTCGACTGGGCCGCAGCGGCGCGGACCCGAGTCGCTGCTGGCTCGCCTTCACTCGAACATCCAAGCTCTACATATATTCGCAGTCCGGAATGCCGCATCAGACCCTCAAGGCGGGAACTCACGGGCGCGAAATACGGGCGATGAGCTCCAATGGGCGATATCTCGCTTCGGGGGCGGAAGACACGTTGATCCAAATATGGGCGTATCGCGAGGAGCAAGGGCCGGGTCGGGCGGAAATGCAATGTCTCGCGTCGATGAAGGCGCACGCGTCCGGGATCCAGGAACTGCACTGGTTCGGGGACGAGTACCTCttcagcagcggcggcaacgaAGAATTGTTCGTCTGGAGAATACGCAAGCTTCCCACATACGGcggtctcgccgtcgtttgCGAGGGCGTCTTTGCTGACAAGAGCCCTCTGGGCGACCTGCGGATCATGGACTTTGACAtcagcggcatcgacggcggaggcggaatGCTCGTGACGCTGGCCTTTTCCAACTCGACGGTCAAGACGTACCGCTAcacgacgggcggcggcttcgcGCTCCACGCGCAGGGGTGCTACACCGGAGCCTGCCTCACGCAAACGCGCCATCTCGGACTTGTCCGAGGCCAGCTATGGCTGTGCACGACGTCGACCGACGGACACGTGGCTCTGTGGAAGACGGCGGGacaggtcgacggcgacggcgacgcgcgGCGAcacgtcctcgccgaggcggttCAGATGCATCAGAGCAGCATCAAGAGCATCGACCTGCTCCGGGTCGGACCAAGGTTCAGGCTCAtgacgggcggcgacgacaacgcCGTCGGCTCCGCCGTCGTGAGTGAGaacgaggagggcgacgggTACACGGTCTCGACGCGAGGTGTCGTGCGGAGGGcgcacggcgccgccgtcaacgGTGTCGTTCTCCtgcgccgaggcggagagggagacgatgacgaggtcgtcggcgtgaGCGTGAGCAACGACCAGCGTGTGAAGATGTGGAGGATGACGGGTCGCCGAGGACAAGAAGTCGCGCTCGTGGCATCGGCCTACAGCGCGGTGGCGGACCCCGGATCCGTCGCCCGGGTCGGCCATGGAGACGACTCCCGCGTCGTGCTCGGAggggtcggcgtcgaggtttGGCGCTGGGCCGGAGCAGGTTGA
- a CDS encoding succinate semialdehyde dehydrogenase yields MVARSASTMAPKLKNPSLLKHDVCYIDGEWKGARSGKTFKVNDPCSGDLIGTCAECDVEDTKIAIRAAADAFPGFRSKTGRERARILRKWYELMVENSEDIAKLITWENGKPFADAKGEAAYAASFFEWFGEEAPRSYGDTIPATIPGNRVWTIKEPVGVCGLITPWNFPAAMITRKVGPALAAGCTVVCKAPGETPYTALAIAELAHRAGVPKGVVNIVTTLENTAKVGEVLTTDPTVKKLSFTGSTAVGKLLTKQSSSTLKKLSMELGGNAPFIVFDDADIDAAVAGAIASKFRSSGQTCVCANRIYVQEGIYDEFARRFTEKVAAFHVGHGFKDGTTHGPLIHGRAVAKVEAHVKDAQSKGGKLLIGGQKMPELGSNFFQPTVIRDATPDMAIATEETFGPVAALFPFKTEKDVVDMANRAEVGLAGYFFSRDLQRVHRVAEALEVGMVGVNTGILSDPASPFGGVKESGFGREGSKYGIAEYQITKMITFGGMGQPLQS; encoded by the exons ATGGTTGCGAGGAGTGCATCCACCATGGCGCCCAAG CTCAAGAATCCGTCCCTGCTCAAGCACGACGTCTGCTACATCGACGGCGAGTGGAAAGGCGCCAGATCGGGCAAGACGTTCAAGGTCAACG ACCCGTGCTCGGGTGATCTCATCGGCACCTGCGCCGAATGCGACGTCGAAGACACCAAAATCGCcatccgcgccgccgccgacgccttccCCGGCTTCCGATCCAAGACGGGCCGCGAGCGTGCCAGAATCCTTCGCAAGTGGTACGAACTCATGGTCGAAAACTCGGAGGATATCGCAAAGCTCATCACGTGGGAGAACGGCAAGCCGTTTGCCGATGCCAAGGGTGAGGCCGCCTACGCCGCCAGCTTTTTCGAGTGgttcggcgaggaggccccCCGAAGCTACGGCGACACCATCCCGGCCACGATCCCCGGAAACCGGGTGTGGACGATCAAAgagcccgtcggcgtctgcGGACTCATCACCCC CTGGAACTTTCCCGCAGCCATGATAACGAGAAAGGTCGGGCCTGCGctggccgccggctgcaccgTCGTCTGCAAAGCCCCTGGCGAGACTCCGTACACtgccctcgccatcgccgagctcgctcATCGCGCCGGCGTGCCCAAGGGCGTCGTCAACATCGTCACGACGCTGGAGAACACGGCCAAGGTCGGCGAGGTGCTCACGACAGACCCCACCGTCAAGAAGCTATCGTTTACCGGTtccaccgccgtcggcaagctGCTCACCAAGCAGTCGTCCAGCACGCTCAAGAAGCTGTCGATGGAGCTTGGCGGCAACGCCCCTTTCATCGTCTTTGACGATGCAGAcatcgatgccgccgtcgccggcgccatcgctTCCAAGTTCCGCTCCTCGGGTCAAACTTGCGTCTGCGCCAACCGAATCTACGTTCAGGAAGGCATCTACGACGAGTTTGCCCGCAGGTTCACCGAAAAGGTCGCCGCCTTCCACGTGGGCCACGGCTTCAAGGACGGCACCACGCACGGTCCTCTCATCCACGGCCGCGCCGTTGCCAAGGTCGAGGCGCATGTGAAGGACGCGCAGAGCAAGGGAGGCAAGCTCCTCATCGGCGGACAGAAAATGCCTGAACTGGGGTCCAATTTCTTTCAGCCGACGGTGATCCGCGACGCGACCCCCGACATGGCCATCGCCACCGAGGAGACATTCGGGCCTGTCGCCGCCCTTTTCCCCTTTAAGACGGAaaaggacgtcgtcgacatggcgaACCGTGCCGAGGTTGGTTTGGCCGGCTACTTTTTCTCCCGAGACCTTCAACGAGTCCACCGTGTCGCCGAGGCTCTCGAGGTCGGCATGGTGGGCGTCAACACAGGCATCCTCTCGGACCCGGCATCTCCCTTTGGCGGTGTCAAGGAGAGCGGCTTCGGAAGAGAGGGGTCCAAGTACGGTATTGCAGAGTACCAGATTACCAAGATGATTACTTTTGGTGGTATGGGCCAGCCCTTGCAGAGCTGA